The Collimonas sp. PA-H2 genome contains a region encoding:
- the tuf gene encoding elongation factor Tu, whose amino-acid sequence MAKGKFERTKPHVNVGTIGHVDHGKTTLTAAIATVLSKKFGGEAKAYDQIDAAPEEKARGITINTAHVEYETANRHYAHVDCPGHADYVKNMITGAAQMDGAILVCSAADGPMPQTREHILLARQVGVPYIIVYLNKCDMVDDEELLELVEMEVRELLSKYEFPGDDLPIIKGSAKLALEGDTGPLGEQSIVALAEALDTYIPTPERAVDGAFLLPVEDVFSISGRGTVVTGRVERGIVKVGEALQIIGIRDTQDTTCTGVEMFRKLLDQGQAGDNVGVLLRGTKREDVERGQVLAKPNSIKPHKHFTGEIYVLSKDEGGRHTPFFNNYRPQFYFRTTDVTGSIELPKDKEMVMPGDNVSITVMLINPIAMEEGLRFAIREGGRTVGAGVVAKILPDA is encoded by the coding sequence ATGGCAAAAGGCAAGTTTGAGCGGACCAAGCCGCACGTCAACGTCGGCACTATCGGCCACGTCGACCACGGCAAGACCACGCTGACAGCAGCGATCGCGACAGTATTGTCGAAGAAGTTTGGCGGCGAAGCCAAAGCGTACGATCAGATTGACGCAGCGCCAGAAGAAAAAGCGCGCGGCATCACGATCAACACTGCTCACGTTGAATACGAAACTGCCAACCGTCACTACGCTCACGTTGACTGCCCAGGCCATGCTGACTATGTTAAAAACATGATCACCGGTGCTGCCCAGATGGACGGCGCGATCCTGGTTTGCTCGGCAGCTGACGGCCCAATGCCGCAGACGCGCGAACACATCCTGTTGGCGCGTCAAGTTGGCGTGCCATACATCATCGTGTACCTGAACAAGTGCGACATGGTCGACGACGAAGAGTTGCTCGAGCTGGTCGAAATGGAAGTGCGCGAGCTGTTGAGCAAGTACGAATTCCCAGGCGACGACCTGCCAATCATCAAGGGTTCGGCGAAGCTGGCTCTGGAAGGCGACACTGGCCCATTGGGCGAGCAATCGATCGTCGCTCTGGCTGAAGCACTGGACACTTACATCCCGACACCGGAACGTGCTGTTGATGGCGCTTTCCTGCTGCCAGTGGAAGACGTGTTCTCGATCTCCGGCCGCGGTACTGTTGTGACCGGTCGTGTTGAGCGCGGTATCGTCAAGGTTGGCGAAGCCCTGCAAATCATCGGTATCCGTGACACACAAGACACTACATGTACTGGTGTTGAAATGTTCCGTAAGCTGCTGGACCAAGGTCAAGCAGGCGACAACGTTGGCGTGCTGCTGCGCGGCACCAAGCGTGAAGACGTAGAGCGGGGCCAAGTATTGGCCAAGCCGAACTCGATCAAGCCACACAAGCATTTCACTGGCGAGATCTATGTTCTGTCGAAAGACGAAGGCGGCCGTCATACACCTTTCTTCAACAACTATCGTCCACAGTTCTACTTCCGTACTACGGACGTGACTGGTTCGATCGAGTTGCCGAAAGACAAAGAAATGGTCATGCCAGGCGATAACGTGTCGATCACAGTCATGCTGATCAACCCGATCGCGATGGAAGAAGGTCTGCGTTTCGCGATCCGCGAAGGTGGCCGTACTGTTGGTGCAGGCGTTGTTGCCAAGATCCTGCCTGACGCGTAA